In Leptolyngbya iicbica LK, the genomic stretch AGCCGTGCTGGGGGCGATCGCCTTTTTGACGCTGCTGGGCATTGGCAACAGCCAGGATATGCTGCGGCGCTCTCGCAGTTCACTGTCGGCGAATCCTTCTTCAGCGGCGACGGGCGCAACCCAAACGGGGATTGCTGGGGCAGGGCAGTATGTGCTGCGTCAAACTTCTCCAGAAGCGATCGAGCGTCTGCCCAACGTGGCCAATGGCACGACTGCGCAACCTAACATCAATCCTGGCGCTACCGAGCCCACGCCGACTGACCCCAACGCCACGCCACCCGTGCCGCCCAGCACGACGCCCCCCTCAACTCCGGCTCCGGAGACGCCACCCCCGACTGATCAAGAAGCGATCCCGGCGTTATGGTGAGTCGATTATCTGAGATATTGGCCGCTGGCGTAGGCGAGATTAGCGCAGCGTGACGAGGTCAAATCTTGGGTCGTCGGCCATAACTTAGGAATTGGAATTAAATTAAGTGTGAACAGCCGTCTCGGCTGTTCAAGAGCAGGCAAGATGTCTGCCAGACAAAACTTGGATTTTATAAAATCCTGATTCCTTAGCCGCGCTACCGATGCGTGAAGCTGTGGCTAGGTTCGCGGAAAAAGCTTCTCAGTTGAGGCTGGGGCTTAAGCCTGAGGGCTAGAGTACGACTTGCGAATGTGGAGGCAGTTTCGTTCATCGGCCATGCGTTCATATTGCACAATGTCGGCTACTCGATACATAATGCGCAGCCCTCTCCCCCCCTCTGAGTCGGCGTTGGTGGTTTCCAGCTTATGATCTAGCATGGCTTGGAAATCAAAGCCCGGCCCATGATCCCAGATTTTCATATCCAGATAGTCATGGGTGATGGTGATTGTAATGGCGATTGGCGTTTCTGGCGGTAATCCTTTATGAGCATGGCGCACCGCATTGGTGAACCCCTCAATCAGCGCCAGTTGACATTGCAGCCAATCTTCTTGGGGAATGGGCAAGGCATGAAACTCATCAAACCAAGACAGTACCCCCTGTAACGCTTGGGGATCGGTCTGGGTTTCATAGGTACTCTGCTTCAGAATAGTCAAGGGTTTCAATACCGTTGATCGCGAGAGTCATTCACATGTTATCTAGCTAGCAGAAATTTAGACGCACATTCAGGATGGTTCCTAGTCAAAATATTCCCACATCCCAGCATTTGCATGGATGAAGAGCCAGAAAGTTGAAAAAGACCCTTGCCAAAAGGTCATGAAATATTGCTGCTAGGCGATCGCTGCCCGGGGTCTTGGCTGCTCCAGACTGAAATTGATGGCTCATCAGGATGGGTTTTGCTTACCGATGTTTAAGCGCTGCGTAGCGCCACAATCGGGTCTAGCTTAGCTGCTTGTCGGGCCGGAAACACGCCGAAAAATAGGCCAATGCCGCCGGAGACGCCGACCGCGATCGCGATCGCCGAGCCTGACACGCCCGCTTCAAACGGGGTCAATGCCCCAATCAACACCACGCCGCTGATGCCCAGGCCGGTGCCAACCAAACCGCCCGCGATGGACAAAATGATGGCCTCAATCAAAAACTGGGTCAAAATGTCTTGCTGTGAAGCGCCGATCGCCTTCCGTAAACCAATTTCTTGGGTGCGTTCGCGAACGGAAACCAGCATGATATTCATGATGCCGATGCCGCCAACCAGCAGCGAAATGCCCGCGATCGCCGCAAGCATTACTGTCAATGCTCCAGTAATCGTCTCGGCAATGCTGAGCAGCGTATCTTGGCTTTGGATAAAGAAATCATCTTCGCCGCGAATGTCGTGCCGCAGCCGCAGCAAATTGGTAATCTGAAACGCTGCGGTGCTCATGCTTTCTCGGTCTTTGGTCGAAACTGAGATAAACGACACCTCAATGCCATAGGGCGACTGTCGCCGCCCCACTAAGCGACTGGCCTGGGTGGTAATCGGCAGCAGCACCGCGTCGTCATAATCCAGGCCTAAGTTCGACCCCTTTTGGGCCATAACGCCAATGACTTCAAAACTGGTGCCATTGACGCGAATCGACTGGCCAATGGGCAAGGTATCGTCAAATAGCCGTTCCGCTAGGGTCGCTCCCAACACCGCTACCTGACTGCGGCGATGAAGATCGAGTTCAGAAATGAAGCGTCCCTGACCCATTTCAAAACTGCGCACTTGTAAAAACTGTTCGCTCGTGCCGACGACGCTGGTGTTCGTGTTGCGATTGCGAAAGGTGACTAGATTGCGGGTGCTGTATTCCGGGGCGACGCCGACGACTGAGGGCACTTGTTCGGCGATCGCCTGGGCATCGGCCACCACTAATGTGCGCGGAATATCGAGCCCGCCGAGTTCTCGCGTTTCGCGATTGCCGGGGGCAATAAACAGCACATTAGGGCCGAGGGTTTGTAACTGGTCATTCACATAGCGCTGTGCCCCTTCGCCAATCCCCACCATCGAAATGACGGAAGCATTGCCAATCACAATGCCCAGCATGGTCAAGCTGCTGCGTAATTTATTAGCGGTGAGGGTTTTGACCGCCATCCGTAAGCTTTCACCCAGATCCATAGATTGCGACTCAATGTGTGCGGGGTTTCTTTTAGGAAAACACATCCAGCCGGGTTTGGGGGGCAGGCTGCCGGGTGAAGGGATATTACAGCTTGGTCGCTCAGAGATGAATAATCTTTGCTGGGCAGAAATTGCTGAAATGAAGTTTGCTACGGTACAGGCATCTCAATCGATGGCTAGGGCTGCTTCCACCGTCAGTAAGTCCTGTCAGTTCCCCCCCAAGCGCTAAACGATATTGAGGAAGCAAACATCATGACCGATTTTTTAGACTGTCTGAAGCATAAATATGCCTACATCGCCATTGGCGAATTTAAGCCCGGGTGCTTTTCAGAAGCGCGCCAACTCTACGAAAAGGCGGTTTCGACTTATACCGGAGAAGGCTTTGACGGAGCCTATCTGCTGCAAGAACCGGATAGCGATCGCGGCATCGCCATCATTTTTTGGGATAATCCCGGCGATATGACTGAGCATCACACCAAGGTGTATGACGAGGCGCTGAGCCAAATTTCCCACTTATTTGCCGAGCCCCCCAAAACGGGCTTCTATGAAGTCTGTAGTGAAATTATGCCGATGTTGGCCGGGGCCATGGCCAGTAACTGAGGCCGCACCGCGCTGATGGGTTAGCTGCGATCGCTGAAAATAGCGACATCGCTGCCTCGTGAATGCTGTCAGCGACGTTGAAAAACCGTCTTCAATGAGCGCTGCAGTGTCTTAGCAGTCGTGTGGATGGCGATCGCCGATTTACAAGACGACAATTCGATGGGCGAGATAATCTTGCAGATGTTGAGCATGGTCGTGGTCTAGCGGTAGCGTTTCTGCGTCAGACCACGAAAACGTTTGTACAGCCAAGGCTTCTGTTGGGTCATTGACCTGGGGTACGCCGGTGGCAAATACTTCGATCGCCACGCAAATGGAATGAAATCGAGGATCGCGTTGGGGAGAGGAATAGACCCCCACCAATCGGCCAATTTTTGCGATGTTGAGGTTGGTTTCTTCGGCAAGTTCTCGCCGGGCTGCGGTGGCTACGTCTTCGCCCCAGTCGATGAGGCCACCGGGAAAACACCAGAGACCAGTGTCGCGGCGGCGCATTAGCACCACTGAACCGTCTGGCAAAATTGGAATGACACAGACGCCCACTAAGGGGCGGCGCAACAATAACCCCAGCAACGTCCGAATGGCGCGCTGCCAGGGTTGACCGACGGTGGCACTGGATGACGTTCTCGGCATTAACTGGATAACTCGGCGATGTCCTGCAGCACCTCTTGAGCATGGGGCTCAGGTTTGACCTTGCGATAGATTTTGGCCAGCTTACCCTCTGGGTCAATGATAAAAGTGCTGCGGGTAATGCCCATATATTCTTTGCCCATGAACTTTTTCAGGCCATAGCTGCCATACTCGCTGGCGATCGCCCCCCCTTCATCCACCAGCAACGGAAAAGGTAAATCATATTTGGTGGCAAATTTGGTGTGCGATTTAGCATCGTCGGTGCTCACGCCCAGGACCACCACATCGCTGTCGGTGTATTCGCTGTAAGCATCTCGAAAGCCACAAGCTTCTTTGGTACAGCCAGGAGTATTATCCCGGGGATAAAAATACAGCACCACCCACTTGCCCTGGAGATCTTGCAGTTTAACGGTATTGCCCTCGGCATCTGGCAGCGCAAACTCAGGAGCCGGATCACCAACAGTTAGAGTCATGAAGCTTAAATAAATCTAAAAACAACCTTTTTCACATTCTATACTGCCGCCACGAGACCTTGATGACGCGCTAACATGAACTCATAATGAATACGCTTTTGGGCGTGTCTGTATTCATGCAGCCGAGCCGACGGTGCCCCGATCCTATTATTTAAGGTGAAAGGGTGACGGCAGTGGAGTGGGCGATCGCCCAAGTTTGCCTCACTGGGCATGCTCCCCGGCTATGCTGATCTTACTGATGAGTCGATGCTCTGTTAACGCAACGTGAGACTGTTATGACTGCAACTGTGCAAAAAAATCCTCTGCTAATTGGTCAAGGGTTGCCACCCTTTCAAGAGATTCAACCGGAGCATATTGAACCCGGTATTCAAGTCCTATTAACGGAACTGGCTGCCGAGCTGGAAACGCTCGAAAAAACGGTTGAGCCGACTTGGGCCGGACTAGTCGAACCGCTGACGCAGATTGAAGAGCGGCTGGGCTGGAGCTGGAGCATCATTGGTCACTTGATGGGCGTTAAAAATAGTCCTGAACTGCGGGCCGCCTACGAAGCCGTGCAGCCAGGACTCGTTCAGTTTGCCAATCAATTGGGCCAGAGTAAGCCTTTGTATGATGCATTTAAGCAAATCCGAGCAGGGGCCCTGTGGGGTGAACTGACCGCCGCTCAACAGCGCATTGTTGAAGCGGCTATTCGGGATGCGGAACTCTCAGGCGTTGGCTTAGAGGGCGAAACGAAAGAGCGCTTCAACCAAATTCAGCAAGAGTTGGCAGAACTTTCTACGAAGTTTTCCAACCATGTTTTGGATGCGACTAAAGCCTTTCAACTCGTTTTGAAAACGCCGGAAGACATCGAGGGTCTGCCTAAGAGTCTGCTCGGACTCGCAGCGCAGGCGGCCAAGGGAGCCGGACACGAAGACGCCACGGCAGAGAACGGCCCGTGGGTCATTACCCTCGACTACCCGAGCTATGTGCCATTTTTGCAGCACAGCCGTCGCCGCGATTTGCGAGAGCAGGTTTATCGGGCGTTCATTTCGCGGGCGGCCTCCGGCGAGTTGGATAACCAACCGATTATTGAGCGCACGCTGGCACTGCGCCAACAAGTGGCCGATATTCTCGGCTATGACACCTATGCTGATCTGAGCATCGCTCGCAAAATGGCTCCCTCGGTGGCAGCGGTGGAACAGCTGATGGAAGAGCTACGTAGCGCCAGCTATAAAGCGGCCACTCGGGAGTTAGAAGAGCTGACCGCATTTGCTCGCGATCGCGGTTTCACCGAAGAATTGAAGCAGTGGGACGTGGCCTTTTGGTCGGAGCGGATGCGGGAAGAGCTGTACGGCCTGAACGATGAGGAGCTGCGTCCCTACTTCCCCTTACCGCAGGTGCTCGATGGGCTGTTTGCGTTGGCGAAGCGACTGTTTGGTGTGACGATCACCCCAGCGGATGAGGAAGCGCCGGTATGGCATCCCGATGTGCGCTACTTCCAAGTGGCGGGCGAAACGGGAGAGGCGATCGCTCACTTTTATCTCGATCCCTACAGCCGTCCGGCAGAAAAACGGGGCGGCGCGTGGATG encodes the following:
- a CDS encoding ATP-binding protein, translated to MTILKQSTYETQTDPQALQGVLSWFDEFHALPIPQEDWLQCQLALIEGFTNAVRHAHKGLPPETPIAITITITHDYLDMKIWDHGPGFDFQAMLDHKLETTNADSEGGRGLRIMYRVADIVQYERMADERNCLHIRKSYSSPQA
- a CDS encoding ABC transporter permease → MDLGESLRMAVKTLTANKLRSSLTMLGIVIGNASVISMVGIGEGAQRYVNDQLQTLGPNVLFIAPGNRETRELGGLDIPRTLVVADAQAIAEQVPSVVGVAPEYSTRNLVTFRNRNTNTSVVGTSEQFLQVRSFEMGQGRFISELDLHRRSQVAVLGATLAERLFDDTLPIGQSIRVNGTSFEVIGVMAQKGSNLGLDYDDAVLLPITTQASRLVGRRQSPYGIEVSFISVSTKDRESMSTAAFQITNLLRLRHDIRGEDDFFIQSQDTLLSIAETITGALTVMLAAIAGISLLVGGIGIMNIMLVSVRERTQEIGLRKAIGASQQDILTQFLIEAIILSIAGGLVGTGLGISGVVLIGALTPFEAGVSGSAIAIAVGVSGGIGLFFGVFPARQAAKLDPIVALRSA
- a CDS encoding NUDIX hydrolase → MPRTSSSATVGQPWQRAIRTLLGLLLRRPLVGVCVIPILPDGSVVLMRRRDTGLWCFPGGLIDWGEDVATAARRELAEETNLNIAKIGRLVGVYSSPQRDPRFHSICVAIEVFATGVPQVNDPTEALAVQTFSWSDAETLPLDHDHAQHLQDYLAHRIVVL
- the bcp gene encoding thioredoxin-dependent thiol peroxidase; this encodes MTLTVGDPAPEFALPDAEGNTVKLQDLQGKWVVLYFYPRDNTPGCTKEACGFRDAYSEYTDSDVVVLGVSTDDAKSHTKFATKYDLPFPLLVDEGGAIASEYGSYGLKKFMGKEYMGITRSTFIIDPEGKLAKIYRKVKPEPHAQEVLQDIAELSS
- a CDS encoding M3 family metallopeptidase, giving the protein MTATVQKNPLLIGQGLPPFQEIQPEHIEPGIQVLLTELAAELETLEKTVEPTWAGLVEPLTQIEERLGWSWSIIGHLMGVKNSPELRAAYEAVQPGLVQFANQLGQSKPLYDAFKQIRAGALWGELTAAQQRIVEAAIRDAELSGVGLEGETKERFNQIQQELAELSTKFSNHVLDATKAFQLVLKTPEDIEGLPKSLLGLAAQAAKGAGHEDATAENGPWVITLDYPSYVPFLQHSRRRDLREQVYRAFISRAASGELDNQPIIERTLALRQQVADILGYDTYADLSIARKMAPSVAAVEQLMEELRSASYKAATRELEELTAFARDRGFTEELKQWDVAFWSERMREELYGLNDEELRPYFPLPQVLDGLFALAKRLFGVTITPADEEAPVWHPDVRYFQVAGETGEAIAHFYLDPYSRPAEKRGGAWMDDCVNRGNVKGQVRLPVAYLVCNQSPPVDGKPSLMNFREVETLFHEFGHGLQHMLTTVDYSGAAGINNVEWDAVELPSQFMENWCYHRETLLKLARHYETSEPLPEDLYQKILAARNFMTGSAILRQVNFGWLDIELHHRYQPGGDETIWDVRDRLSENTTVMKPLPEDAFLCAFGHIFAGGYAAGYYSYFWAEVLSADAFAAFEEAGLEDESAIVETGRRFRNTVLALGGSQHPMEVFKSFRGREPSTQALLRHRGLAIAA